In a genomic window of Callithrix jacchus isolate 240 chromosome 22, calJac240_pri, whole genome shotgun sequence:
- the ATP4A gene encoding potassium-transporting ATPase alpha chain 1 isoform X4 — MAAKMSKKKAGGGGGKRKEKLENMKKEMEINDHQLSVAELEQKYQTSATKGLSASLAAELLLRDGPNALRPPRGTPEYVKFARQLAGGLQCLMWVAAAICLIAFAIQASEGDLTTDDNLYLAIALIAVVVVTGCFGYYQEFKSTNIIASFKNLVPQQATVIRDGDKFQINADQLVVGDLVEMKGGDRVPADIRILAAQGCKVDNSSLTGESEPQTRSPECTHESPLETRNIAFFSTMCLEGTAQGLVVNTGDRTIIGRIASLASGVENEKTPIAIEIEHFVDIIAGLAILFGATFFIVAMCIGYTFLRAMVFFMAIVVAYVPEGLLATVTVCLSLTAKRLASKNCVVKNLEAVETLGSTSVICSDKTGTLTQNRMTVSHLWFDNHIHTADTTEDQSGQTFDQSSETWRALCRVLTLCNRAAFKSGQDAVPVPKRIVIGDASETALLKFSELTLGNAMGYRDRFPKVCEIPFNSTNKFQLSIHTLEDPRDLRHLLVMKGAPERVLERCSSILIKGQELPLDEQWREAFQTAYLSLGGLGERVLGFCQLYLNEKDYPPGYAFDVEAMNFPSSGLCFAGLVSMIDPPRATVPDAVLKCRTAGIRVIMVTGDHPITAKAIAASVGIISEGSETVEDIAARLRVPVDQVNRKDARACVINGMQLKDMDPSELVEALRTHPEMVFARTSPQQKLVIVESCQRLGAIVAVTGDGVNDSPALKKADIGVAMGIAGSDAAKNAADMILLDDNFASIVTGVEQGRLIFDNLKKSIAYTLTKNIPELTPYLIYITVSVPLPLGCITILFIELCTDIFPSVSLAYEKAESDIMHLRPRNPKRDRLVNEPLAAYSYFQIGGCPWNGEPEGLCTELLACSRPCLGLWLFLDLSVCIWSWVSIALRVPVCDGLSGPPVSLPSLTLLSMTLSLSHGLLVFLGPGCVFFSLSLCPCFCLCCSVSVTVPASLSLHVPFFLCPCLCVHLCLPVSLCLSPGAIQSFAGFTDYFTAMAQEGWFPLLCVGLRPQWEDHHLQDLQDSYGQEWTFGQRLYQQYTCYTVFFISIEVCQIADVLIRKTRRLSAFQQGFFRNKILVIAIVFQVCIGCFLCYCPGMPNIFNFMPIRFQWWLVPLPYGILIFVYDEIRKLGVRCCPGSECGDEGLKCFRAAAPTFDPQHVNGLQAIDPP, encoded by the exons ATGGCTGCCAAGATGAGCAAGAAGAAGGCGGGCGGCGGGGGTggcaagaggaaggagaagctggagaacatgaagaaagagatggagaTT AACGACCACCAGCTGTCAGTGGCGGAGCTGGAACAGAAATACCAGACCAGTGCCACCAAG GGCCTGTCTGCCAGCCTGGCTGCCGAGCTGCTGCTGCGGGATGGGCCCAATGCGCTGCGGCCGCCACGGGGCACCCCAGAGTACGTCAAATTCGCGAGGCAGCTAGCCGGGGGCCTGCAGTGCCTCATGTGGGTGGCCGCCGCCATCTGCCTCATCGCCTTTGCCATCCAGGCCAGCGAAGGGGACCTCACCACCGATGACAAC cTGTACCTGGCAATTGCTCTCATCGCTGTAGTTGTCGTCACTGGCTGCTTTGGCTACtaccaggaattcaagagcacCAACATCATCGCCAGCTTCAAGAACCTTGTGCCACAG CAAGCCACTGTCATCCGAGATGGAGACAAGTTCCAGATCAACGCTGACCAGCTGGTGGTGGGTGACCTGGTGGAGATGAAAGGCGGGGACAGAGTGCCCGCTGACATCCGCATCCTGGCGGCCCAGGGCTGCAAGGTGGACAACTCCTCGCTGACGGGGGAGTCTGAGCCGCAGACCCGTTCACCTGAGTGCACACATGAGAGCCCCCTGGAGACCCGCAACATTGCCTTCTTCTCCACCATGTGCCTTGAGG GCACTGCGCAGGGCCTGGTGGTGAACACGGGCGACCGCACCATCATTGGGCGCATTGCATCGTTGGCGTCAGGGGTGGAAAACGAGAAGACACCCATTGCTATCGAGATTGAGCATTTTGTGGACATAATCGCAGGCCTGGCCATACTCTTTGGTGCCACATTTTTTATCGTGGCCATGTGCATCGGCTACACCTTCCTGCGGGCGATGGTCTTCTTCATGGCCATTGTGGTGGCCTACGTGCCTGAGGGGCTGCTGGCCACTGTCACA GTCTGCCTCTCCCTGACAGCCAAGCGCCTGGCCAGTAAGAACTGCGTGGTCAAGAACCTGGAGGCAGTGGAGACATTGGGCTCCACCTCAGTGATCTGCTCGGACAAGACAGGGACGCTCACTCAGAACCGCATGACTGTGTCCCATTTGTGGTTTGACAACCACATCCACACAGCTGACACCACGGAAGACCAGTCAG GGCAGACGTTTGACCAGTCCTCGGAGACGTGGCGGGCGCTGTGCCGGGTGCTCACCCTGTGCAACCGCGCCGCCTTCAAGTCCGGCCAGGACGCAGTGCCCGTGCCCAAG CGCATCGTGATCGGAGACGCGTCGGAGACGGCGCTGCTCAAGTTCTCAGAGCTGACGCTGGGCAACGCCATGGGCTACCGCGACCGCTTCCCAAAAGTCTGCGAGATCCCTTTCAACTCCACCAACAAGTTCCAG CTGTCCATCCACACGCTGGAGGACCCGCGGGACCTGCGACACCTGCTGGTGATGAAGGGCGCCCCCGAGCGCGTGCTGGAGCGCTGCAGCTCCATCCTCATCAAGGGCCAGGAGCTGCCTCTGGATGAGCAGTGGCGTGAGGCCTTCCAGACCGCCTACCTCAGCCTGGGAGGCCTGGGTGAACGCGTGCTTG GCTTCTGCCAGCTCTACCTGAATGAGAAGGACTACCCGCCTGGCTATGCCTTTGACGTGGAGGCCATGAACTTCCCATCTAGCGGCCTCTGCTTTGCTGGACTTGTATCCATGATTGACCCACCCCGGGCCACCGTCCCTGATGCTGTGCTCAAGTGTCGCACAGCAGGCATCCGG GTGATCATGGTGACAGGTGACCACCCCATCACCGCCAAGGCCATTGCAGCCAGTGTGGGCATCATCTCAGAAGGCAGCGAGACAGTGGAGGACATCGCTGCCCGCCTCCGTGTGCCTGTGGACCAGGTTAATCGCAA GGACGCCCGTGCCTGTGTGATCAATGGCATGCAGCTGAAGGACATGGACCCGTCGGAGCTGGTCGAGGCCCTGCGCACCCACCCTGAGATGGTGTTTGCACGCACCAGCCCCCAGCAGAAGCTGGTAATCGTGGAGAGCTGCCAGAGGCTG GGTGCGATTGTGGCCGTCACAGGGGATGGTGTGAATGACTCCCCAGCCCTGAAGAAGGCAGACATTGGAGTAGCCATGGGCATTGCTGGCTCAGATGCTGCCAAAAATGCAGCCGACATGATCCTGCTGGATGATAACTTTGCCTCCATTGTGACAGGCGTGGAGCAGG GCCGACTTATCTTCGACAACCTGAAGAAGTCCATCGCCTACACATTGACCAAGAACATCCCGGAGCTGACGCCCTACCTCATCTACATCACTGTCAGCGTGCCCCTGCCCCTCGGGTGCATCACCATCCTCTTCATCGAACTCTGCACTGACATC TTCCCATCTGTGTCCCTGGCATACGAAAAGGCTGAGAGTGACATCATGCACCTGCGTCCACGAAACCCGAAGCGCGACAGATTGGTCAACGAGCCCCTGGCTGCCTACTCCTACTTCCAGATTGGTGGGTGCCCATGGAATGGGGAGCCTGAGGGGCTCTGCACTGAGCTGCTCGCCTGCTCCAGGCCCTGCCTTGGGCTCTGGCTGTTTCTGGACCTCAGTGTCTGCATTTGGTCCTGGGTCTCCATTGCCCTCCGTGTCCCTGTCTGTGATGGTCTCTCTGGTCCCCCTGTGTCCCTGCCGTCTCTGACCTTGCTCTCCATGACCCTGTCTCTGAGTCATGGCCTACTTGTCTTTTTGGGTCCTGgatgtgtctttttttctctctctctctgtccctgctTCTGTCTCTGCTGCTCTGTGTCTGTCACTGTTCCTGCATCCCTGTCTCTCCATGTGCCTTTCTTCCTGTGTCCTTGTCTCTGTGtccatctctgtctccctgtGTCCCTTTGCCTCTCTCCAGGTGCCATTCAGTCCTTTGCTGGCTTCACTGACTACTTCACGGCCATGGCCCAGGAGGGCTGGTTCCCACTGCTGTGCGTGGGGCTGCGGCCGCAGTGGGAGGACCACCACCTGCAAGATCTGCAGGACAGCTACGGCCAGGAGTGG ACGTTCGGGCAGCGCCTGTACCAGCAGTACACCTGCTACACCGTGTTCTTCATCAGCATCGAGGTGTGCCAGATTGCCGACGTGCTCATCCGCAAGACACGCCGCCTCTCTGCCTTCCAGCAGGGCTTCTTCAG GAATAAGATCCTGGTGATTGCCATCGTGTTCCAGGTCTGCATCGGCTGCTTCCTGTGCTACTGCCCCGGCATGCCCAACATCTTCAACTTCATGCCCATTCG GTTCCAGTGGTGGCTGGTCCCCCTGCCCTACGGCATCCTCATCTTCGTCTATGATGAGATCAGGAAGCTTGGAGTTCGCTGTTGCCCAGGAAGTGAGTGTGGAGATGAGGGACTGAAATGTTTTCGAGCAGCTGCACCCACCTTTGATCCTCAACACGTCAATGGCCTCCAAGCCATTGACCCTCCATAG
- the ATP4A gene encoding potassium-transporting ATPase alpha chain 1 isoform X1, with product MGKAVSGAQGSGMRWGQGFQWDLRPPSLYPVHPQENYELYSVELGPGPGGDMAAKMSKKKAGGGGGKRKEKLENMKKEMEINDHQLSVAELEQKYQTSATKGLSASLAAELLLRDGPNALRPPRGTPEYVKFARQLAGGLQCLMWVAAAICLIAFAIQASEGDLTTDDNLYLAIALIAVVVVTGCFGYYQEFKSTNIIASFKNLVPQQATVIRDGDKFQINADQLVVGDLVEMKGGDRVPADIRILAAQGCKVDNSSLTGESEPQTRSPECTHESPLETRNIAFFSTMCLEGTAQGLVVNTGDRTIIGRIASLASGVENEKTPIAIEIEHFVDIIAGLAILFGATFFIVAMCIGYTFLRAMVFFMAIVVAYVPEGLLATVTVCLSLTAKRLASKNCVVKNLEAVETLGSTSVICSDKTGTLTQNRMTVSHLWFDNHIHTADTTEDQSGQTFDQSSETWRALCRVLTLCNRAAFKSGQDAVPVPKRIVIGDASETALLKFSELTLGNAMGYRDRFPKVCEIPFNSTNKFQLSIHTLEDPRDLRHLLVMKGAPERVLERCSSILIKGQELPLDEQWREAFQTAYLSLGGLGERVLGFCQLYLNEKDYPPGYAFDVEAMNFPSSGLCFAGLVSMIDPPRATVPDAVLKCRTAGIRVIMVTGDHPITAKAIAASVGIISEGSETVEDIAARLRVPVDQVNRKDARACVINGMQLKDMDPSELVEALRTHPEMVFARTSPQQKLVIVESCQRLGAIVAVTGDGVNDSPALKKADIGVAMGIAGSDAAKNAADMILLDDNFASIVTGVEQGRLIFDNLKKSIAYTLTKNIPELTPYLIYITVSVPLPLGCITILFIELCTDIFPSVSLAYEKAESDIMHLRPRNPKRDRLVNEPLAAYSYFQIGGCPWNGEPEGLCTELLACSRPCLGLWLFLDLSVCIWSWVSIALRVPVCDGLSGPPVSLPSLTLLSMTLSLSHGLLVFLGPGCVFFSLSLCPCFCLCCSVSVTVPASLSLHVPFFLCPCLCVHLCLPVSLCLSPGAIQSFAGFTDYFTAMAQEGWFPLLCVGLRPQWEDHHLQDLQDSYGQEWTFGQRLYQQYTCYTVFFISIEVCQIADVLIRKTRRLSAFQQGFFRNKILVIAIVFQVCIGCFLCYCPGMPNIFNFMPIRFQWWLVPLPYGILIFVYDEIRKLGVRCCPGSECGDEGLKCFRAAAPTFDPQHVNGLQAIDPP from the exons aTGGGGAAGGCCGTGAGTGGGGCCCAGGGTTCTGGGATGCGGTGGGGACAGGGTTTCCAGTGGGATCTGAGGCCTCCCTCCCTCTATCCTGTCCATCCCCAGGAGAACTATGAGCTCTACTCGGTGGAGCTGGGCCCTGGCCCCGGCGGGGACATGGCTGCCAAGATGAGCAAGAAGAAGGCGGGCGGCGGGGGTggcaagaggaaggagaagctggagaacatgaagaaagagatggagaTT AACGACCACCAGCTGTCAGTGGCGGAGCTGGAACAGAAATACCAGACCAGTGCCACCAAG GGCCTGTCTGCCAGCCTGGCTGCCGAGCTGCTGCTGCGGGATGGGCCCAATGCGCTGCGGCCGCCACGGGGCACCCCAGAGTACGTCAAATTCGCGAGGCAGCTAGCCGGGGGCCTGCAGTGCCTCATGTGGGTGGCCGCCGCCATCTGCCTCATCGCCTTTGCCATCCAGGCCAGCGAAGGGGACCTCACCACCGATGACAAC cTGTACCTGGCAATTGCTCTCATCGCTGTAGTTGTCGTCACTGGCTGCTTTGGCTACtaccaggaattcaagagcacCAACATCATCGCCAGCTTCAAGAACCTTGTGCCACAG CAAGCCACTGTCATCCGAGATGGAGACAAGTTCCAGATCAACGCTGACCAGCTGGTGGTGGGTGACCTGGTGGAGATGAAAGGCGGGGACAGAGTGCCCGCTGACATCCGCATCCTGGCGGCCCAGGGCTGCAAGGTGGACAACTCCTCGCTGACGGGGGAGTCTGAGCCGCAGACCCGTTCACCTGAGTGCACACATGAGAGCCCCCTGGAGACCCGCAACATTGCCTTCTTCTCCACCATGTGCCTTGAGG GCACTGCGCAGGGCCTGGTGGTGAACACGGGCGACCGCACCATCATTGGGCGCATTGCATCGTTGGCGTCAGGGGTGGAAAACGAGAAGACACCCATTGCTATCGAGATTGAGCATTTTGTGGACATAATCGCAGGCCTGGCCATACTCTTTGGTGCCACATTTTTTATCGTGGCCATGTGCATCGGCTACACCTTCCTGCGGGCGATGGTCTTCTTCATGGCCATTGTGGTGGCCTACGTGCCTGAGGGGCTGCTGGCCACTGTCACA GTCTGCCTCTCCCTGACAGCCAAGCGCCTGGCCAGTAAGAACTGCGTGGTCAAGAACCTGGAGGCAGTGGAGACATTGGGCTCCACCTCAGTGATCTGCTCGGACAAGACAGGGACGCTCACTCAGAACCGCATGACTGTGTCCCATTTGTGGTTTGACAACCACATCCACACAGCTGACACCACGGAAGACCAGTCAG GGCAGACGTTTGACCAGTCCTCGGAGACGTGGCGGGCGCTGTGCCGGGTGCTCACCCTGTGCAACCGCGCCGCCTTCAAGTCCGGCCAGGACGCAGTGCCCGTGCCCAAG CGCATCGTGATCGGAGACGCGTCGGAGACGGCGCTGCTCAAGTTCTCAGAGCTGACGCTGGGCAACGCCATGGGCTACCGCGACCGCTTCCCAAAAGTCTGCGAGATCCCTTTCAACTCCACCAACAAGTTCCAG CTGTCCATCCACACGCTGGAGGACCCGCGGGACCTGCGACACCTGCTGGTGATGAAGGGCGCCCCCGAGCGCGTGCTGGAGCGCTGCAGCTCCATCCTCATCAAGGGCCAGGAGCTGCCTCTGGATGAGCAGTGGCGTGAGGCCTTCCAGACCGCCTACCTCAGCCTGGGAGGCCTGGGTGAACGCGTGCTTG GCTTCTGCCAGCTCTACCTGAATGAGAAGGACTACCCGCCTGGCTATGCCTTTGACGTGGAGGCCATGAACTTCCCATCTAGCGGCCTCTGCTTTGCTGGACTTGTATCCATGATTGACCCACCCCGGGCCACCGTCCCTGATGCTGTGCTCAAGTGTCGCACAGCAGGCATCCGG GTGATCATGGTGACAGGTGACCACCCCATCACCGCCAAGGCCATTGCAGCCAGTGTGGGCATCATCTCAGAAGGCAGCGAGACAGTGGAGGACATCGCTGCCCGCCTCCGTGTGCCTGTGGACCAGGTTAATCGCAA GGACGCCCGTGCCTGTGTGATCAATGGCATGCAGCTGAAGGACATGGACCCGTCGGAGCTGGTCGAGGCCCTGCGCACCCACCCTGAGATGGTGTTTGCACGCACCAGCCCCCAGCAGAAGCTGGTAATCGTGGAGAGCTGCCAGAGGCTG GGTGCGATTGTGGCCGTCACAGGGGATGGTGTGAATGACTCCCCAGCCCTGAAGAAGGCAGACATTGGAGTAGCCATGGGCATTGCTGGCTCAGATGCTGCCAAAAATGCAGCCGACATGATCCTGCTGGATGATAACTTTGCCTCCATTGTGACAGGCGTGGAGCAGG GCCGACTTATCTTCGACAACCTGAAGAAGTCCATCGCCTACACATTGACCAAGAACATCCCGGAGCTGACGCCCTACCTCATCTACATCACTGTCAGCGTGCCCCTGCCCCTCGGGTGCATCACCATCCTCTTCATCGAACTCTGCACTGACATC TTCCCATCTGTGTCCCTGGCATACGAAAAGGCTGAGAGTGACATCATGCACCTGCGTCCACGAAACCCGAAGCGCGACAGATTGGTCAACGAGCCCCTGGCTGCCTACTCCTACTTCCAGATTGGTGGGTGCCCATGGAATGGGGAGCCTGAGGGGCTCTGCACTGAGCTGCTCGCCTGCTCCAGGCCCTGCCTTGGGCTCTGGCTGTTTCTGGACCTCAGTGTCTGCATTTGGTCCTGGGTCTCCATTGCCCTCCGTGTCCCTGTCTGTGATGGTCTCTCTGGTCCCCCTGTGTCCCTGCCGTCTCTGACCTTGCTCTCCATGACCCTGTCTCTGAGTCATGGCCTACTTGTCTTTTTGGGTCCTGgatgtgtctttttttctctctctctctgtccctgctTCTGTCTCTGCTGCTCTGTGTCTGTCACTGTTCCTGCATCCCTGTCTCTCCATGTGCCTTTCTTCCTGTGTCCTTGTCTCTGTGtccatctctgtctccctgtGTCCCTTTGCCTCTCTCCAGGTGCCATTCAGTCCTTTGCTGGCTTCACTGACTACTTCACGGCCATGGCCCAGGAGGGCTGGTTCCCACTGCTGTGCGTGGGGCTGCGGCCGCAGTGGGAGGACCACCACCTGCAAGATCTGCAGGACAGCTACGGCCAGGAGTGG ACGTTCGGGCAGCGCCTGTACCAGCAGTACACCTGCTACACCGTGTTCTTCATCAGCATCGAGGTGTGCCAGATTGCCGACGTGCTCATCCGCAAGACACGCCGCCTCTCTGCCTTCCAGCAGGGCTTCTTCAG GAATAAGATCCTGGTGATTGCCATCGTGTTCCAGGTCTGCATCGGCTGCTTCCTGTGCTACTGCCCCGGCATGCCCAACATCTTCAACTTCATGCCCATTCG GTTCCAGTGGTGGCTGGTCCCCCTGCCCTACGGCATCCTCATCTTCGTCTATGATGAGATCAGGAAGCTTGGAGTTCGCTGTTGCCCAGGAAGTGAGTGTGGAGATGAGGGACTGAAATGTTTTCGAGCAGCTGCACCCACCTTTGATCCTCAACACGTCAATGGCCTCCAAGCCATTGACCCTCCATAG
- the ATP4A gene encoding potassium-transporting ATPase alpha chain 1 isoform X3 yields MGRERYGEIEGGREERGRERGKERRREKERGREGDSIREKGLDTETERGVDEKRQQDREVRYGERHRKGLSASLAAELLLRDGPNALRPPRGTPEYVKFARQLAGGLQCLMWVAAAICLIAFAIQASEGDLTTDDNLYLAIALIAVVVVTGCFGYYQEFKSTNIIASFKNLVPQQATVIRDGDKFQINADQLVVGDLVEMKGGDRVPADIRILAAQGCKVDNSSLTGESEPQTRSPECTHESPLETRNIAFFSTMCLEGTAQGLVVNTGDRTIIGRIASLASGVENEKTPIAIEIEHFVDIIAGLAILFGATFFIVAMCIGYTFLRAMVFFMAIVVAYVPEGLLATVTVCLSLTAKRLASKNCVVKNLEAVETLGSTSVICSDKTGTLTQNRMTVSHLWFDNHIHTADTTEDQSGQTFDQSSETWRALCRVLTLCNRAAFKSGQDAVPVPKRIVIGDASETALLKFSELTLGNAMGYRDRFPKVCEIPFNSTNKFQLSIHTLEDPRDLRHLLVMKGAPERVLERCSSILIKGQELPLDEQWREAFQTAYLSLGGLGERVLGFCQLYLNEKDYPPGYAFDVEAMNFPSSGLCFAGLVSMIDPPRATVPDAVLKCRTAGIRVIMVTGDHPITAKAIAASVGIISEGSETVEDIAARLRVPVDQVNRKDARACVINGMQLKDMDPSELVEALRTHPEMVFARTSPQQKLVIVESCQRLGAIVAVTGDGVNDSPALKKADIGVAMGIAGSDAAKNAADMILLDDNFASIVTGVEQGRLIFDNLKKSIAYTLTKNIPELTPYLIYITVSVPLPLGCITILFIELCTDIFPSVSLAYEKAESDIMHLRPRNPKRDRLVNEPLAAYSYFQIGGCPWNGEPEGLCTELLACSRPCLGLWLFLDLSVCIWSWVSIALRVPVCDGLSGPPVSLPSLTLLSMTLSLSHGLLVFLGPGCVFFSLSLCPCFCLCCSVSVTVPASLSLHVPFFLCPCLCVHLCLPVSLCLSPGAIQSFAGFTDYFTAMAQEGWFPLLCVGLRPQWEDHHLQDLQDSYGQEWTFGQRLYQQYTCYTVFFISIEVCQIADVLIRKTRRLSAFQQGFFRNKILVIAIVFQVCIGCFLCYCPGMPNIFNFMPIRFQWWLVPLPYGILIFVYDEIRKLGVRCCPGSECGDEGLKCFRAAAPTFDPQHVNGLQAIDPP; encoded by the exons atggggagggaaagatatggagaaatagagggagggagagaggagagagggagagagagagggaaggagagaaggagggaaaaagagagagggagggagggagatagcATTAGAGAGAAAGGGCTAGACACAGAGACGGAGAGAGGAGTAGATGAAAAGAGACAGCAAGACAGAGAAGTCAGATACGGAGAGAGACATAGAAAG GGCCTGTCTGCCAGCCTGGCTGCCGAGCTGCTGCTGCGGGATGGGCCCAATGCGCTGCGGCCGCCACGGGGCACCCCAGAGTACGTCAAATTCGCGAGGCAGCTAGCCGGGGGCCTGCAGTGCCTCATGTGGGTGGCCGCCGCCATCTGCCTCATCGCCTTTGCCATCCAGGCCAGCGAAGGGGACCTCACCACCGATGACAAC cTGTACCTGGCAATTGCTCTCATCGCTGTAGTTGTCGTCACTGGCTGCTTTGGCTACtaccaggaattcaagagcacCAACATCATCGCCAGCTTCAAGAACCTTGTGCCACAG CAAGCCACTGTCATCCGAGATGGAGACAAGTTCCAGATCAACGCTGACCAGCTGGTGGTGGGTGACCTGGTGGAGATGAAAGGCGGGGACAGAGTGCCCGCTGACATCCGCATCCTGGCGGCCCAGGGCTGCAAGGTGGACAACTCCTCGCTGACGGGGGAGTCTGAGCCGCAGACCCGTTCACCTGAGTGCACACATGAGAGCCCCCTGGAGACCCGCAACATTGCCTTCTTCTCCACCATGTGCCTTGAGG GCACTGCGCAGGGCCTGGTGGTGAACACGGGCGACCGCACCATCATTGGGCGCATTGCATCGTTGGCGTCAGGGGTGGAAAACGAGAAGACACCCATTGCTATCGAGATTGAGCATTTTGTGGACATAATCGCAGGCCTGGCCATACTCTTTGGTGCCACATTTTTTATCGTGGCCATGTGCATCGGCTACACCTTCCTGCGGGCGATGGTCTTCTTCATGGCCATTGTGGTGGCCTACGTGCCTGAGGGGCTGCTGGCCACTGTCACA GTCTGCCTCTCCCTGACAGCCAAGCGCCTGGCCAGTAAGAACTGCGTGGTCAAGAACCTGGAGGCAGTGGAGACATTGGGCTCCACCTCAGTGATCTGCTCGGACAAGACAGGGACGCTCACTCAGAACCGCATGACTGTGTCCCATTTGTGGTTTGACAACCACATCCACACAGCTGACACCACGGAAGACCAGTCAG GGCAGACGTTTGACCAGTCCTCGGAGACGTGGCGGGCGCTGTGCCGGGTGCTCACCCTGTGCAACCGCGCCGCCTTCAAGTCCGGCCAGGACGCAGTGCCCGTGCCCAAG CGCATCGTGATCGGAGACGCGTCGGAGACGGCGCTGCTCAAGTTCTCAGAGCTGACGCTGGGCAACGCCATGGGCTACCGCGACCGCTTCCCAAAAGTCTGCGAGATCCCTTTCAACTCCACCAACAAGTTCCAG CTGTCCATCCACACGCTGGAGGACCCGCGGGACCTGCGACACCTGCTGGTGATGAAGGGCGCCCCCGAGCGCGTGCTGGAGCGCTGCAGCTCCATCCTCATCAAGGGCCAGGAGCTGCCTCTGGATGAGCAGTGGCGTGAGGCCTTCCAGACCGCCTACCTCAGCCTGGGAGGCCTGGGTGAACGCGTGCTTG GCTTCTGCCAGCTCTACCTGAATGAGAAGGACTACCCGCCTGGCTATGCCTTTGACGTGGAGGCCATGAACTTCCCATCTAGCGGCCTCTGCTTTGCTGGACTTGTATCCATGATTGACCCACCCCGGGCCACCGTCCCTGATGCTGTGCTCAAGTGTCGCACAGCAGGCATCCGG GTGATCATGGTGACAGGTGACCACCCCATCACCGCCAAGGCCATTGCAGCCAGTGTGGGCATCATCTCAGAAGGCAGCGAGACAGTGGAGGACATCGCTGCCCGCCTCCGTGTGCCTGTGGACCAGGTTAATCGCAA GGACGCCCGTGCCTGTGTGATCAATGGCATGCAGCTGAAGGACATGGACCCGTCGGAGCTGGTCGAGGCCCTGCGCACCCACCCTGAGATGGTGTTTGCACGCACCAGCCCCCAGCAGAAGCTGGTAATCGTGGAGAGCTGCCAGAGGCTG GGTGCGATTGTGGCCGTCACAGGGGATGGTGTGAATGACTCCCCAGCCCTGAAGAAGGCAGACATTGGAGTAGCCATGGGCATTGCTGGCTCAGATGCTGCCAAAAATGCAGCCGACATGATCCTGCTGGATGATAACTTTGCCTCCATTGTGACAGGCGTGGAGCAGG GCCGACTTATCTTCGACAACCTGAAGAAGTCCATCGCCTACACATTGACCAAGAACATCCCGGAGCTGACGCCCTACCTCATCTACATCACTGTCAGCGTGCCCCTGCCCCTCGGGTGCATCACCATCCTCTTCATCGAACTCTGCACTGACATC TTCCCATCTGTGTCCCTGGCATACGAAAAGGCTGAGAGTGACATCATGCACCTGCGTCCACGAAACCCGAAGCGCGACAGATTGGTCAACGAGCCCCTGGCTGCCTACTCCTACTTCCAGATTGGTGGGTGCCCATGGAATGGGGAGCCTGAGGGGCTCTGCACTGAGCTGCTCGCCTGCTCCAGGCCCTGCCTTGGGCTCTGGCTGTTTCTGGACCTCAGTGTCTGCATTTGGTCCTGGGTCTCCATTGCCCTCCGTGTCCCTGTCTGTGATGGTCTCTCTGGTCCCCCTGTGTCCCTGCCGTCTCTGACCTTGCTCTCCATGACCCTGTCTCTGAGTCATGGCCTACTTGTCTTTTTGGGTCCTGgatgtgtctttttttctctctctctctgtccctgctTCTGTCTCTGCTGCTCTGTGTCTGTCACTGTTCCTGCATCCCTGTCTCTCCATGTGCCTTTCTTCCTGTGTCCTTGTCTCTGTGtccatctctgtctccctgtGTCCCTTTGCCTCTCTCCAGGTGCCATTCAGTCCTTTGCTGGCTTCACTGACTACTTCACGGCCATGGCCCAGGAGGGCTGGTTCCCACTGCTGTGCGTGGGGCTGCGGCCGCAGTGGGAGGACCACCACCTGCAAGATCTGCAGGACAGCTACGGCCAGGAGTGG ACGTTCGGGCAGCGCCTGTACCAGCAGTACACCTGCTACACCGTGTTCTTCATCAGCATCGAGGTGTGCCAGATTGCCGACGTGCTCATCCGCAAGACACGCCGCCTCTCTGCCTTCCAGCAGGGCTTCTTCAG GAATAAGATCCTGGTGATTGCCATCGTGTTCCAGGTCTGCATCGGCTGCTTCCTGTGCTACTGCCCCGGCATGCCCAACATCTTCAACTTCATGCCCATTCG GTTCCAGTGGTGGCTGGTCCCCCTGCCCTACGGCATCCTCATCTTCGTCTATGATGAGATCAGGAAGCTTGGAGTTCGCTGTTGCCCAGGAAGTGAGTGTGGAGATGAGGGACTGAAATGTTTTCGAGCAGCTGCACCCACCTTTGATCCTCAACACGTCAATGGCCTCCAAGCCATTGACCCTCCATAG